In the Brassica napus cultivar Da-Ae chromosome A7, Da-Ae, whole genome shotgun sequence genome, one interval contains:
- the LOC106411267 gene encoding protein WVD2-like 7 produces the protein MMAGEIQEPLNLSLLENSIHSGSVSFGRFEKESLSWEKRSSFSHNRYLEEAERFSKPGSVTQMRAHFEAHFKKKGIKLPSSVEAQTWGEVAQHHQQTASEKEENLWESMSQCSHYSYELDKCDKEKSSFGDSCLSYESYDDHSSLSVASEKIGIGCSERSVEDKAEMSFPSATALKSLKNDRKATPSYAKTTKTTTKKDVVIAKGSSSCNTKTSFDTKRGKEMKPALIVKSNASQAPVTKKTESLTPLAANKFRSKNTFGSAMKERTATNGFSSRSSERVEKRKEENVEAIVQKSLNFKARPVLLARPQDTSIGQEKVRKDAQAHSSKASSNRSLANGAAKSKLNINKQKVDTQRSLTGIRPNSRDQTAKNNANGRSLAVRRAAVEVAL, from the exons ATGATGGCGGGAGAAATACAAGAACCGCTTAACCTAAGCCTTCTG GAGAATTCTATTCACTCAGGATCCGTTTCATTTGGGAGATTCGAGAAGGAATCTTTATCATGGGAGAAGAGATCATCTTTCTCACACAATAGATATCTAGAAGAGGCTGAGAGATTCTCTAAGCCTGGGTCTGTTACTCAGATGAGAGCTCATTTCGAGGCTCATTTTAAGAAAAAAGGAATCAAACTTCCAAGTTCTGTAGAAGCTCAAACATGGGGAGAAGTAGCTCAACATCATCAACAAACTGCTagtgagaaagaagaaaatttgTGGGAGAGTATGAGTCAGTGTAGCCACTACAGCTATGAACTAGACAAGTGTGATAAAGAAAAGAGCTCATTCGGCGATTCTTGTTTGAGTTATGAGTCTTATGATGATCATAGTTCTCTTTCTGTTGCTTCGGAGAAGATTGGAATTGGTTGCAGTGAGAGAAGTGTAGAGGATAAAGCAGAAATGAGTTTTCCCTCTGCAACTGCATTGAAGTCTTTGAAAAATGACCGGAAAGCTACTCCTAGTTATGCGAAAACGACGAAAACTACTACCAAGAAGGATGTTGTCATAGCAAAGGGGTCTTCTAGTTGTAATACTAAAACAAGTTTTGACACTAAGAG AGGAAAGGAAATGAAGCCGGCGTTGATTGTTAAATCCAATGCATCTCAAGCTCCAGTAACAAAGAAAACTGAGAGCCTGACTCCTCTAGCTGCAAACAAGTTCAGGTCCAAGAACACTTTTGGTTCTGCTATGAAAGAGAGAACAGCTACTAATGGTTTCAGTTCAAGAAGCAGCGAGAGAGTCgagaagagaaaagag GAAAATGTGGAAGCCATAGTGCAAAAATCTCTCAACTTCAAAGCAAGACCAGTGCTTCTAGCTAGACCTCAAGACACGTCAATAGGTCAAGAAAAGGTAAGAAAAGATGCTCAAGCACATTCATCTAAAGCTAGTAGTAATCGGTCATTGGCAAATGGAGCAGCCAAGAGTAAGCTCAATATTAACAAACAGAAGGTGGATACACAGAGGAGTCTAACTGGGATTAGACCAAATAGCAGGGATCAGACAGCGAAAAACAACGCAAACGGAAGGAGTTTGGCGGTTAGGCGCGCTGCGGTTGAGGTTGCTTTGTGA
- the LOC106411269 gene encoding glyceraldehyde-3-phosphate dehydrogenase, testis-specific-like — protein sequence MPGNYHSRGSNVGVIIFTVMITLLTRPIIINASSDSSSANMRKLDEVDPIKCSPSCIQNPPPPSPPPPSPPPPACPPPPALPPPPKKVSPNCPPPPPANFLYITGPPGNLYPVDEQFGAAAGKSFTVVKLAGLIGFGVLWVLVL from the coding sequence atgccGGGAAATTATCACAGCCGAGGATCCAACGTTGGAGTCATAATCTTCACGGTGATGATCACGTTGCTGACTCGTCCAATAATCATCAACGCTTCATCAGATTCTTCTTCAGCCAACATGAGGAAGCTCGACGAGGTAGATCCCATAAAGTGCTCTCCAAGCTGTATCCAAAACCCTCCTCCAccatctcctccaccaccatctCCACCGCCTCCAGCGTGTCCTCCTCCCCCGGCTCTCCCTCCACCGCCTAAGAAAGTCTCACCTAACTGTCCACCGCCTCCGCCAGCTAATTTCTTGTACATAACGGGTCCGCCTGGAAATCTCTACCCCGTTGATGAGCAATTCGGTGCGGCCGCCGGAAAAAGCTTTACGGTGGTGAAGCTCGCCGGTCTGATTGGGTTTGGAGTTCTGTGGGTGTTGGTTCTTTGA
- the LOC106411266 gene encoding U-box domain-containing protein 11-like: MAGVIIPPASLLKLIAEIAEIPLNAGVFKKDCTDLTRRVSLLTHLIEEIKDSNQIASSSSENDWWSDLVVALQASKRLLSSARDSSDVAAKRISFQFQCVTWKLEKALSNLPYDLYDISDEVKEQVELARTQLRRAMQRYGSLNSNKFSSALSELMERDVKIKAEEEKDESVADTLHLAEEKKQLTKSPSISLAFYLSKDADSERLDKMVTKNTDESSKLTVPVDFLCPVSLELMKDPVIVSTGQTYERAYIQRWIDCGNLTCPKTQQKLQNFTLTPNYVLRSLISRWCTEHNIKQPANGRCGDMSMIRSLVRSLSNRSLEERRNAVSEIRSLSKRSTDNRIMIAEAGAIPVLVNLLTSEDVATQENAITCLLNLSIYDNNKELIMFAGAVTSIVQVLRAGTMEARENAAATLFSLSLADENKIIIGGSGAIPALVDLLENGTPRGKKDAATALFNLCIYQGNKGRAVRAGIVPALVKMLSETSSHRMMVDEALTILSVLASNLDAKSAMVKANTLPALIGILQTGQGRNRENAAAILLSLCKRDNERLVLICRLGAVVPLMELSKNGTERGQRKAVSLLELLRKACQ; this comes from the exons ATGGCCGGGGTAATCATCCCACCCGCCTCTCTGCTCAAACTCATCGCCGAGATTGCTGAGATTCCACTCAACGCCGGCGTGTTCAAGAAGGATTGCACAGATCTCACTCGGCGAGTCTCTCTCCTGACGCATTTGATAGAGGAGATTAAAGACTCAAACCAGATCGCTTCATCTTCGTCGGAGAATGACTGGTGGTCTGATCTCGTGGTGGCGCTTCAAGCCTCGAAGCGTCTCCTCTCCTCAGCTCGCGACTCATCT GACGTTGCTGCGAAGAGAATCTCGTTCCAGTTCCAGTGCGTTACATGGAAGCTTGAGAAAGCTTTAAGCAATCTACCATACGATCTTTACGATATCTCTGACGAAGTTAAAGAACAG GTGGAGCTAGCGAGAACGCAGCTGAGAAGAGCGATGCAGAGATACGGTTCATTGAACTCTAACAAGTTCTCGAGTGCCTTATCTGAGTTGATGGAGAGAGATGTAAAGATCAAAGCTGAGGAAGAGAAGGATGAGAGTGTTGCAGACACACTTCATCTCGCTGAGGAGAAGAAGCAGCTGACTAAAAGCCCTTCTATCTCTTTGGCTTTTTACTTGTCCAAAGACGCGGATAGCGAGAGATTAGATAAAATGgtcaccaagaacactgatgaATCGAGTAAACTCACGGTTCCTGTTGACTTTCTCTGTCCTGTGTCTCTGGAACTGATGAAGGATCCTGTTATTGTCTCCACAGGACAG ACTTACGAGAGGGCGTACATACAGAGATGGATCGACTGTGGGAACCTAACATGTCCGAAGACTCAGCAGAAACTCCAAAACTTTACTCTCACTCCAAACTACGTTCTCAGAAGCTTGATCTCTCGGTGGTGCACTGAACACAACATTAAGCAACCCGCAAACGGCAGGTGTGGAGACATGTCAATGATCAGGTCACTGGTTCGCAGTCTCTCAAACCGGTCCCTAGAGGAACGCAGGAACGCTGTTTCTGAGATCCGTTCTCTGTCAAAGAGAAGCACAGACAATCGCATTATGATTGCAGAAGCAGGAGCGATCCCTGTTTTGGTGAACCTGTTAACCTCAGAGGACGTCGCCACGCAGGAGAACGCAATCACTTGCCTTCTCAACCTCTCTATATACGACAACAACAAAGAGCTGATAATGTTCGCTGGTGCAGTCACTTCAATAGTTCAAGTCCTTAGAGCCGGAACCATGGAAGCAAGAGAAAACGCAGCGGCTACACTCTTTAGCCTCTCTTTAGCCGATGAGAACAAGATCATCATAGGCGGGTCCGGTGCGATACCTGCCTTGGTTGATCTTCTCGAGAACGGGACGCCGAGAGGGAAGAAAGACGCAGCGACTGCATTGTTTAATCTCTGCATTTATCAGGGGAACAAAGGCAGAGCGGTTAGGGCCGGTATAGTACCTGCTTTGGTTAAGATGCTAAGTGAGACGAGCAGCCACAGGATGATGGTTGATGAAGCTTTGACAATACTCTCGGTCCTTGCAAGTAACCTAGACGCTAAGTCCGCGATGGTTAAAGCGAATACTTTACCTGCGTTGATAGGTATTCTCCAGACGGGTCAAGGTAGAAACAGAGAGAACGCAGCGGCGATATTGCTTTCGTTGTGTAAGAGAGACAATGAGAGACTGGTCTTGATATGTAGACTCGGTGCGGTTGTGCCGTTGATGGAGCTATCTAAGAATGGAACAGAGAGAGGTCAAAGGAAAGCTGTGTCTTTGTTAGAGCTTCTACGTAAAGCATGTCAATGA